One Jeotgalibaca porci genomic region harbors:
- a CDS encoding biotin--[acetyl-CoA-carboxylase] ligase yields the protein MSTKDEVLAILEQKKTENISGQKIAEILGVSRTAVWKAINTLKEDGYKIHSTPSAGYRLLEPSDSLNTAAILPLVQRRLNVETFQTIDSTNAEAKRRLNNHPDEDFLIISEHQEAGRGRLGRTFYSPPRTGIYMSLALHELSPNSDATLLTTAAAVAVCQAIEELTTLKPQIKWVNDIFIDGKKVCGILTEGILSLETQTIQSIILGIGINVLEDEHLPEDLQPIVGALFSGESTVSRNTLAASIINHFYAVYETMETGAFLDDYRDRCFVLGKSVSFIKNKQTYRGIATGIDDAGALEILLEDQTRTKISYGEISIDWRGSK from the coding sequence GTGTCAACGAAGGATGAAGTTCTAGCAATACTCGAACAAAAAAAGACAGAAAATATTTCCGGTCAAAAAATTGCAGAAATTTTAGGAGTAAGTAGAACCGCTGTTTGGAAAGCAATTAATACCTTAAAAGAAGATGGCTATAAGATACATTCAACTCCCAGTGCGGGCTATCGGTTGCTTGAACCGAGCGATTCATTAAATACTGCAGCAATTCTACCGTTAGTACAGCGCCGTCTAAATGTCGAAACTTTTCAAACGATTGATTCAACCAATGCAGAAGCCAAGCGACGTCTGAATAATCATCCGGATGAAGACTTTTTGATTATATCCGAGCACCAAGAAGCAGGAAGAGGGCGATTAGGAAGAACCTTCTATTCCCCTCCTCGTACAGGCATTTACATGAGTTTGGCTCTCCATGAACTGAGCCCCAATAGTGACGCGACGTTATTAACAACGGCAGCTGCTGTGGCGGTTTGTCAGGCTATCGAAGAGCTGACAACCCTAAAACCTCAAATAAAATGGGTCAACGATATTTTTATTGATGGTAAAAAAGTATGTGGTATTTTAACAGAAGGTATTCTAAGCCTTGAAACGCAGACGATTCAATCAATTATTCTCGGAATTGGTATAAATGTCTTGGAAGACGAGCACTTACCGGAAGATTTACAACCCATTGTGGGAGCACTCTTTAGTGGGGAAAGTACAGTCAGCCGCAATACGTTAGCAGCTAGTATTATTAATCATTTCTATGCAGTATACGAAACGATGGAAACAGGTGCGTTTCTGGATGACTATCGTGACCGTTGTTTTGTATTGGGGAAATCCGTTTCTTTTATCAAAAATAAGCAAACGTATAGAGGGATTGCAACAGGAATCGATGATGCGGGGGCTTTGGAAATCCTGTTGGAAGATCAAACACGCACGAAAATTTCATACGGTGAGATTAGTATTGATTGGAGAGGTTCAAAATGA
- a CDS encoding biotin transporter BioY: MKLTTRDLTHMSIMAALTLVSSFIAIPLGPVAVTLQTLFVLLTGLLFTPIQAFYTQLLNLLLMLLLRGPQIIISPSFGFLISFIVVATLLAWLKESGRIKKASHLVIIGTVISYVIGTPYMAFILNQVLDLNLSFKDILYAGVLLFLPGDAMKALLSIGFLKSINRVTVFQNKSKTH; this comes from the coding sequence ATGAAGCTTACAACGCGAGATTTGACACACATGAGTATCATGGCAGCTCTAACGCTCGTCAGTAGCTTTATTGCAATCCCGCTAGGGCCGGTTGCCGTAACCTTGCAAACACTCTTCGTTTTATTAACGGGCTTACTCTTCACGCCCATTCAGGCTTTCTACACACAATTACTAAACTTATTATTAATGCTATTGTTGAGAGGACCACAAATTATAATCAGTCCCAGCTTTGGATTTCTCATTTCATTTATAGTTGTCGCGACACTACTCGCGTGGTTGAAAGAAAGTGGCAGGATTAAAAAGGCGAGCCACTTAGTGATCATTGGGACAGTAATCAGTTACGTTATCGGTACACCTTATATGGCTTTTATCCTTAATCAAGTACTGGATTTAAATTTATCTTTTAAAGATATTTTGTATGCCGGAGTTCTCTTGTTTCTGCCCGGAGACGCTATGAAAGCTCTACTGTCTATTGGCTTTCTCAAGAGTATAAACAGAGTGACGGTCTTCCAAAATAAAAGCAAAACTCATTAA